GCATCTCAGTTGCGGGTTCCCGCAATCAAGCTGCGCTGCGTGCGCTTTACCACATAACAGCGGATGCCTAGGCTTCCTGTCAGCGCATGGGAGAAATGGATGCGCTGGAGCAAAGGCGCCTTGCGCCATGGGAGGAACTATGACCTTGAGGAACAAGCTCATGGGCGCGGCCGCGCTCGTGGCAATTTGTGTGCCTGCAATCGCGCAGGCCGATACATCCGACAAGCGCATCGCGCTTTCAAACAACTATGCCGGCAATTCCTGGCGTCAGGCCATGCTTGAGAGCTGGAAGAAGGTCGGCGACCAGGCCGTCTCCGATGGCGTGATCGCTGCCGCCGACGCATTCACCACGTCGGAAAACCAGGCGACCGAACAGGCCGCGCAGATCCAGAACATGATCCTGCAGGGCTATGACGCCATTGTCGTCAATGCCGCTTCGCCGACGGCGCTCAACGGTGCGGTCAAGGAAGCCTGTGACGCAGGCATCACCGTCGTTTCCTTCGATGGCATCGTAACCGAGCCCTGCGCATGGCGCATCGCGGTCGATTTCCAGGAAATGGGCCGTCAGCAGGTGGAATATCTTGCCGGTCGTCTACCGGAGGGCGGCAATCTTCTGGAGATCCGTGGCCTCGCCGGAGTTTTCGTCGATGACGAAATCCACGCCGGTATCGCAGCAGGCGTAGAAGAGTATGACAAGTTCGAGATCGTCGGCGCGGTGCATGGCGACTGGGCGCAGGATGTGGCGCAGAAGGCTGTTGCCGGTATCCTGCCAAGCCTTCCCGACATTCAAGGCGTGGTTACCCAGGGCGGTGACGGCTATGGCGCCGCACAGGCCATTGCGGCTGCCGGCCGTGACACGCCGATCATCGTCATGGGCAACCGCCAGGACGAGATGAAGTGGTGGGCCGAGCAGCGCGATGCCAATGGCTATGAGACGCTGTCGCTATCCATCGCGCCGGGTGTTTCCACGCTCGCTTTGTGGGTTGCACAGCAGGTTCTGGACGGTGCGGAAGTGCCCAAGGACTTGACCGTGCCATTCCTGAAGGTGACGCAGGACACGCTGGACGAAGCGCTCGAAACAACGCCTGAAGGCTCCGTGGCCAATGTCGAATACAGCCTTGAAGACGCCAAGGCCGTGATCGCCGACGCCAACTGAAAAGGGAGCACAGCTTGAAGCCGGATAGCCCAAGCGGCAGTCCGGCTCCTGCCCCACTGGTTTCCCTCTCCGACGTGCGCATGCAGTTTGGTGCGGTGCGCGCGCTGGATGGGGTGAGCCTGACCATCAGTCCCGGCGAATGTGTCGGGCTGATCGGGCATAACGGAGCCGGCAAGTCGACCGCAGTCAATGTCATCAATGGCGGCCTCACTCCGACCGGGGGCACCGTTGGATATCGCCTTGCCGATGGCAGCAGTGCCTCAGGCGCGGCAGGAGCAAGGGCAGCCGGCATCAGAAGCGTTTTCCAGGAGCTTTCGCTCTGCCCGAACCTGACGGTCGCGGAAAATCTGCGCATTCCCCAGCATGACCTGAAAGGCTGGGGCTGGCGCAGGCGGGCGACCAGGCGCATTGCACAGGCGCTCGACCAGATATTTCCCGGCCACCGCATCGAGCCGGGCATGGTGGTGGGCGATCTGACCCTCGCCGAGCGGCAGATGGTGGAGATCGCCACCGGTTTTGCCGAGGCAAGCGCGCCTGCAAAACTCGTCATTCTTGACGAGCCGACATCCTCGCTCGACGCCTCCATCGCCCGTCAGCTTCTCGACCATGTGCGCGGTTTCTGCGCCAGGGGTGGCGCGGTTATCTTCATTTCGCACATGCTTGGCGAGGTGTTCGAGGTCGCAACCCGCATCGACGTGATGAAGGATGGCCGCATCATTGATTCACGGCCCACATCAGGCTTTACCCAGCAAGGCCTCATCGACGCCATGGGCCATGTTGCTTCGCAGGAAGCCGTGACGGCTGTGCGCGAGAATGCGGAGGAGCGCATCGGCGAAGAAGTTCTGGCCACATCCGAGGGGCTGTCGGCCCGCAGCGGCGAGATCGTGGGGCTTGCAGGTCTTGCCGGTCACGGACAGGCGGAAGCGCTGTCGCGCTTCTTCATGTCGCGCTCTGGAACCATGCGCCAGGCCTCCAGGCCGGAAGTGGTTTTCGTGGCTGGCGACCGTGGCCGCGACGGCGTCATGCCGCTCTGGTCCATCCTGAAGAACCTGACGCTGACGCATCTGCCATCCCTTACGCAAAAGTCGCTGGTCGACAGTATCGCGGAAAAGACACTTGGCGCGGACTGGAAGGCGCGGATCGGCATTCGAACCGGTGACATGAACAATCCAATCCTTTCGCTTTCGGGCGGCAATCAGCAGAAAGTGCTCTTCGCCCGCGCGCTTGCCTCCACCGCACCCATCGTCGTCATGGACGACCCGATGCGCGGCGTGGATGTCGGTACCAAGCGCGAAGCCTATGAAATGATCCGCCGCGAGGCGGCCTCAGGCCGCACATTCCTGTGGTATTCGACCGAGACGGAAGAGGTCTGCCAGTGCGACCGGGTCTTCGTCTATCGCAATGGCGAGATCTCGGCCGAACTGACCGGCGACCAGATCAATGAGGAGAACATCCTCGCAGCCTCCTTCGAAATGCAGGAGCACGCTGCATGAACGGAAAATTCCGCATTCTTCTGCCCGTGATCTCGCTGGGCGTGCTTCTGGCTGCGGTGTTTTACCTGCAGCCGCGCGCCATGAGTTATTTCGGGCTCAATCTCCTGTTCAATCTGGCGGTGCCGATCGCACTGGCAACGATTGCGCAGATGATGATCATCATGGTCAACGACATCGATCTGTCGGTCGGCACATTCGTCAGCTTCGTGGCCTGTGTCACCGCCACATTCCTGAATGACTCACCGTTGATTGGTGTCCTCATCCTCGGTGCCTCGATCCTTACCTATGCAGCACTTGGTGCGCTGATCCATCTGCGCCAGTTGCCGGCCATTGTTGTCACGCTCGGCATGTCCTTCGTCTGGGGCGGACTTGCGGTGCTCATCCTGCCCTCGCCGGGCGGAGCCGCACCGGGCTGGATACGCACGCTCATGACGGTCAA
This genomic window from Nitratireductor basaltis contains:
- a CDS encoding ATP-binding cassette domain-containing protein; this translates as MQFGAVRALDGVSLTISPGECVGLIGHNGAGKSTAVNVINGGLTPTGGTVGYRLADGSSASGAAGARAAGIRSVFQELSLCPNLTVAENLRIPQHDLKGWGWRRRATRRIAQALDQIFPGHRIEPGMVVGDLTLAERQMVEIATGFAEASAPAKLVILDEPTSSLDASIARQLLDHVRGFCARGGAVIFISHMLGEVFEVATRIDVMKDGRIIDSRPTSGFTQQGLIDAMGHVASQEAVTAVRENAEERIGEEVLATSEGLSARSGEIVGLAGLAGHGQAEALSRFFMSRSGTMRQASRPEVVFVAGDRGRDGVMPLWSILKNLTLTHLPSLTQKSLVDSIAEKTLGADWKARIGIRTGDMNNPILSLSGGNQQKVLFARALASTAPIVVMDDPMRGVDVGTKREAYEMIRREAASGRTFLWYSTETEEVCQCDRVFVYRNGEISAELTGDQINEENILAASFEMQEHAA
- a CDS encoding ABC transporter substrate-binding protein; this translates as MTLRNKLMGAAALVAICVPAIAQADTSDKRIALSNNYAGNSWRQAMLESWKKVGDQAVSDGVIAAADAFTTSENQATEQAAQIQNMILQGYDAIVVNAASPTALNGAVKEACDAGITVVSFDGIVTEPCAWRIAVDFQEMGRQQVEYLAGRLPEGGNLLEIRGLAGVFVDDEIHAGIAAGVEEYDKFEIVGAVHGDWAQDVAQKAVAGILPSLPDIQGVVTQGGDGYGAAQAIAAAGRDTPIIVMGNRQDEMKWWAEQRDANGYETLSLSIAPGVSTLALWVAQQVLDGAEVPKDLTVPFLKVTQDTLDEALETTPEGSVANVEYSLEDAKAVIADAN